A genomic window from Triticum urartu cultivar G1812 chromosome 7, Tu2.1, whole genome shotgun sequence includes:
- the LOC125525394 gene encoding two-component response regulator ORR24-like, whose product MAAMDGDQRQMMEGAAEDKFPDGLRVLAVDDDCVCLKVLHNLLHGCKYHPTTVTDAKTALKILRSGKEKFDVVITDVRMQDMDSFKLLELIRLEMDLPVISTLTAQF is encoded by the exons ATGGCCGCGATGGATGGGGACCAAAGGCAGATGATGGAGGGTGCGGCGGAGGACAAGTTCCCGGACGGGTTACGAGTCCTCGCCGTGGACGACGACTGCGTCTGCCTCAAGGTGCTACACAACCTCTTGCACGGCTGCAAATACCACC CAACGACTGTGACGGATGCCAAGACGGCGCTGAAGATTCTCAGGTCAGGGAAGGAGAAGTTCGATGTGGTCATCACCGACGTGCGCATGCAGGACATGGACAGCTTCAAGCTCCTCGAGCTCATCCGCCTCGAGATGGATCTGCCCGTCATCAGTACACTCACTGCTCAATTCTAA